Proteins encoded together in one Microcebus murinus isolate Inina chromosome 18, M.murinus_Inina_mat1.0, whole genome shotgun sequence window:
- the CCR7 gene encoding C-C chemokine receptor type 7, whose translation MDLGKPMKTVLAVALLVVFQVCLCQDEVTDDYIGDNTTVDYTLYESLCFKKDVRNFKAWFLPVMYSVICFVGLLGNGLVVLTYIYFKRLKTMTDTYLLNLAVADILFLLTLPFWAYSAAKSWVFGVYFCKLIFGIYKMSFFSGMLLLLCISIDRYVAIVQAVSAHRHRARVLLISKLSCVGIWMLAMLLSTPELLYSGIQRSNSEQTLRCSLISEHVEAFITIQVAQMVIGFLVPLLAMSFCYLVIILTLLQARNFERNKAIKVIIAVVVVFIVFQLPYNGVVLAQTVASFNITSSNCEVSKQLDIAYDVTYSLACVRCCVNPFLYAFIGVKFRNDLFKLFKDLGCLSQEQLRQWSSCRHSRRSSMSGEAETTTTFSP comes from the exons ATGGACCTGG GGAAACCAATGAAAACCGTGCTGGCAGTGGCTCTCCTTGTCGTTTTCCAG GTGTGCCTGTGCCAAGATGAGGTCACGGATGATTACATCGGAGACAACACCACAGTGGACTACACCTTGTACGAGTCTTTGTGCTTCAAGAAGGATGTACGGAACTTTAAGGCCTGGTTCCTCCCAGTCATGTATTCAGTCATTTGCTTCGTGGGCTTGCTGGGCAATGGGCTGGTCGTGTTGACCTACATCTATTTCAAGAGGCTAAAGACCATGACTGACACCTACCTGCTCAACCTGGCCGTGGCAGACATCCTCTTCCTCTTGACCCTTCCCTTCTGGGCCTACAGTGCGGCCAAGTCCTGGGTCTTTGGTGTCTACTTTTGCAAACTCATCTTTGGCATCTACAAGATGAGCTTCTTCAGCGGCATGCTGCTGCTCCTGTGCATCAGCATCGACCGCTACGTGGCCATCGTCCAGGCGGTCTCGGCTCACCGCCACCGCGCCCGCGTCCTCCTCATCAGCAAGCTGTCCTGCGTGGGCATCTGGATGCTGGCCATGCTGCTGTCCACCCCTGAGCTGCTGTACAGCGGCATCCAGAGGAGCAACAGCGAGCAGACGTTGCGATGCTCTCTCATCAGCGAGCACGTGGAGGCCTTTATCACCATCCAGGTGGCCCAGATGGTCATAGGCTTTCTGGTCCCCCTGCTGGCCATGAGCTTCTGCTACCTTGTCATCATCCTCACCCTGCTCCAGGCACGCAACTTTGAGCGCAACAAGGCCATCAAGGTGATCATCGCCGTGGTCGTGGTCTTCATAGTCTTCCAGCTGCCCTACAATGGCGTGGTCCTGGCCCAGACGGTGGCCAGCTTCAACATCACCAGCAGCAACTGTGAGGTCAGCAAGCAGCTGGACATCGCCTACGACGTCACCTACAGCTTGGCCTGTGTCCGCTGCTGCGTCAACCCTTTCCTCTACGCCTTCATCGGCGTCAAGTTCCGCAACGACCTCTTCAAGCTGTTCAAGGACTTGGGCTGCCTCAGCCAGGAGCAGCTCCGGCAGTGGTCTTCCTGCCGGCACAGCCGGCGTTCCTCCATGAGTGGGGAGGCCGAGACCACCACCACCTTCTCCCCATAG